GAGTTCCTGTTGGACGCCGAAGGCCAGTTCCTGGTTGTCGAAGAACGGCGGCCGATTCTGCTGCGACAGCGGGATTCCCTCGGAACTGAAGGTGAAAGCCGGGTTCGGCCGCTTCCCCGCGCCCAGCACGTCGGCTTCCGACGCGACGACGCCTTGTTGTGCGACGACGAGTTGCGGGTTGCGTGCTTCCGCGATCCGAAGCGCGTCTTCGAGCGACAGCCGGGCAGGCACCACAGAATCCTGGGCCAGCAGCCTGCCTGCGCCGACCAGGAGCAGTCCACACGTGAGAAACGCTCGATTCATGACACAACCAGGGCGTGGGCGCACGCCAGCTACACGAGGTGAATGGAGGGGGCAGTCTGTCGAGTGTGAGGCTAGAGGGCTGGCTGCGGAGGGTGATAGAGCTGCGCGAGTGAGGCGGCAGGGACGAAACTCAGGCAGAACGGATCGACCGCCGACGATTGCGGAGACTCAGCAATCAGGATATGTGCCGAGAGCGTAATCGAGTGCGCGTGACAAAAACAGTGATCCGGATGCAGCAGCCCGGGGCGCTTCGGGGCATTCGTGTCATGGTGCGACAGGCAGGATGTCGGACACGGGCCATCGAACGCGTCTCCGGCGCAGAAATCCGGCAGGCCGAGGTCAACGCTGATCCAGGCCAGCAGAAAGAGCGTCGCGCAGCGAATCCAGCCGTGTCGGGCAAGCGAACGCATGGGCGGGGCGCATCATAGCAGGAGAGGGAGTCGGCGCCAAATTCGCCGAATGGACGGGGAGCCGGTTGCCGCCTCCAGGAGTCGGTGGACGGTAGGTGGTGGACAGTAGTCAGTAGGACGCAAACTGCGGTAGGGGCGACGCACGCGTCGCCCGCGGCCCCTTCTTCCTGACCATGCGCACAATCTGGCAGGGTCTTGTCTGAACCGCCCCTATTCCCTCAACAGCGTGTCGATAAGCAGGGACATTTCATCGATCATTGCCTGTTCACCCAGGAAACCTAGTGTTCTAGAGCGGATTCTGCCATGGCGATCGATCACCACCTGGCTTGGCAGTCCGCCGATATCGTACTTTCTACTTAGAAACACATCGTCAAAGAGCACGGGAACTGTGAAGTGACTCTCCGCAAAGTACTTCTGGACGCGCATCGCGAGGTTGGCGCCGGTGTCGGCTTCCTGGGTATCAATGGCCAGAATCACCACGTCGGGATTGTCCTGGTATTTCTTATGAACTTTCTCCAGGACCGGCAGCGCGGTCTTGCAGTGCGCGCACCAGGTTGCCCAGAAGTCAAGCACCACGACCTTGCCTCGAAGGACCGACAGGTCGACGATTCGTCCGTCGAGGCTCTTGAGTCTGAAGTTGATTGCTCGTGGACTGGATGGTCCATCCGACAGCTTCCCTCTCAGTCGATTGTTCTTGAACTCGCCGGCTTCAATCAGAGCTTGGTCGAATCCTTTTGCCGATCCCATCCGCTTCCGATAGGCCATCCTGTAATACTCAACCAGTTTTTCTGTCGAAATCCCCTGGCGCAGGCTGTTCGCACAGAATTCCACAACTCTGCTGTCTTCGCCATTTTTCAGATAACATTCGGCCAGCCGTTCATTGATCTCGGGCCGTTTGCCTTTGGTCAACACAAAGGCCTCTTCAAAGAGTCTCTCCGCTTCCCGGGTATGACCTAGCGTCAAGAGACCAAGAGCTGAGGTGGCCAGTCCTGCTCCGACGTTGCCTTCAAGAAATGTCTTCCATTCACTCTGGCTCATGTAGGTCGGTTTAGATTCTTGTCTAACCCGTTCAGTTCCTTTTCTGGCCCACTCCATGGCCTGTTCAACTCGTTCCTTCTTCTCAATGTGGTGCCATGCGATCTGGATGTAGAACATGCCATCGGGTCTTCGTGCTGAATCCAACAACGTGATCGCCTTGTCGTACTGGCCAGCCTTGAAACAGTAGAAGACGAGGGTGTTCTGGAACCTCTCCAAGTCCGGGCCCTCCTGCGGGAAGTCATTCAAGAAGGCCTCAAGCAGGGGGATCTTCTTCGCATAGTCCATTTCCGCGTAAACTGCGCGGAGACGAACGCTGACCGCAATCGGGCCCTTCGGATGGACGGCTATGGCGGACGTGACGATCTCATCCGCCTTCTGCAGTTGGCCGACTTTCTCAAACCACTTCAGCAGTTCTACCATCATCTCTTCGTCATCCGGCCTGGCTTCAGAGAGGTCCTTCAACGCGGCGGCTATCTTCGCTTTGGTTTCATTCGTGGGCGATTCGCTCATCCACAGCGCCCAGAGTGAGATGGATGCCCGCCAGTTGTCGGGATAGAGGAGCCTCTCCTTGTCCAGTTCGGTCCTTGCCGCGGCCAGGTCTTTCTTGCGCTTGAAACCTGAAACATCGATCGATTGGAGAATGGAGGCGCGTTGCAGATGAGAATGTTCCAGTGGCTTTCCATCGGTTCCATACAAATAGGAATCCCAGGCGTTCTTGTTATTGTCGTCGGTCTTGCCCTTCGAGGTGAACCGCAGCAACATCAATCTCGCCTTGTCATCATCAATCCTCAAGGTGCAACTGCACGACTGGCCCGATTGAGTCATTGGAATGTCGAGGCGAAGCGCGTCCTCTGAGACTCTTAAGAGAAGAACCTCGGCAGTCATGGCCTTGCATTCCTGCAACAGAGCACCGGGTGCCCCCGAGTTGTAGGCGATGACGAGTGGCTCTCCAATCCTAGGCATGTGCGGGGTGAGGGAGAGGACCTGCTCCTCCCCCAATGGGGCTGACAGTAGCAGGCCACTCACACTTCCCAGCAGCAGGAGTAGTGCTTTGTTCATGAACCCGCTCCTCGAAGATATGAACAGTGTCTCTGGAGTAGTGGCCGGATCAGTGAGTGACTATGACCGCTGCAGTGCAGGGGCGACGCATGCGTCGCCCCCCAGCTCCTAGTCTTTGTCCCGACTACTTAACGATCGTCGCCTTCACCTCGAGCGTGACCTTGCGATCGGTCAGCGGGTCGGCCGACTGGCAGAGAATGGCTGGCACGCCGTCGTTCAGGATCGACGTCACACTCTGCGAAATCGACGTCTTCCCAGCCGGGATGTCTGCCGACGTCGCGTCGTTGAGCAATTGGTATTCCAGAGACGCACGTATACGGATCTTGTTGCCCTCGACTTCCGGCCACGCGTCGATCGACAACGGCACCTGCGTGGAAGGCACACCCTTGCGGACTACATCGGCGTTGGTTCGGATGCGCCCAGACTCCATATCAGCCACATTCATCGTGACGGTCTTCTTAACCGGCGTCGCCGTGCCGATCTGATCGGTGATCGTGAATTCCAGACGGAGGTTAATCAACTGGCCTCGGGCACGCCGGACGGCTGGCGGTGGCGTGGGCGCTTCTGGAGCAGTGGCAGCGCGAGGGGCCTGGGGTGCCGTAGGGGCCTTAGCAGGCGCCGGCGGTGGGGGCGGTGCCTGCGGATCGTCGCCAACCGTCGTCAACCTGACCTTGGGCGTTGCGGCGATGGCCGGTCTGACAATCCGCAGGGTCGACTGCGGCGTCGTTGCCACCTGTGGTGCGTTTGGCGCGGCGACCGGGCTTACGGCGGCAACCGGCGCAGCAGCCGCGACCGGCGCCGGCGTCTGGGCAGCCGCGAAACCTGCCGACGCCAGAACCAGGAAGGCCGCGGTGGTGAGAGTCAATCGAGCGTTCATCTGTTCTGTCTCCTTTGTACTTCGACTCGCAAGTAGGGTTGAATACTCTGGTGCGTTGATCCGGTCAATGCGCTTGCTCAGCACAAAGTCCTGAGGGAGTAGGGTCGTCGTCGAACCTACGAATCGAAGGACTTTGGATCTCGGTCGATCCGACCGGGATATCCTGAATGGTGATGGGTTTGAGATCGACGAGCGGCTCGACGCCGATGTCGGGGATGTGGATGGCATCTGGCCCGAGGGCCGCAATGGCAATGGGATCCGGCTGTGCGAGCGGGGACGGACCCGTCTCTTCCACAGCGCCAGCCGTTTCGGCTGCAGGAGTGTTTCCGCCAGTGACACCGGCGCCGTGTCGAACCCCGGTTCTTACCGGAGCGCTCTGGCTCTGACTGTGACGTGCCGAACCTGCGCCCGTCGCCAACCCGGCGTTGGCGAGTGTCCCCGAGGGCTGAGGCTGCGGCTTCGCCGCGCCAGCAGCCGGTATCGATGACGAGTCGTGCCTGGCGGTGACCGACTCGGGCTGATCCCCGGGACGCCCGAACCAAACAGTCGCCGCAACGGCCATCACAATGACCGCCATTCCTGCGGCCCACGCCCAGCGGGGCAACTGACCCGCCGCCCGCTCGCCTTCGCCCTCGATGCGCGCGAGCACCTCGGCGCGCATCGTGGCCGGTGCCTCCATCCGCGTCATCTCCCGCGCGACAACATCGATCGCCTGATCGATCGCCGACGCCGGCTCGCTGTCTGCCGGGCTGGAGCCCGGCGATCCCAGGATCATGCTCGCCTCCGACATTCCCCGCCTGTTCTCATCCATATCTGCATCCGCCCTAGTTCCAATCCCGAACGCGTCTTGTCACGCTGAAGCGGGGCGATTCCAGCTCGCAACGGATCGGACAGTTGGTCAGCTTGACACCCCTGGGATCGCCGGGCTCCAGCCCGGCCTCCGGCGCGACGCCCCGCCAATCCCTAATCCCTAATCCCTGGAGGCGCTAGCTGCCCCCGTATCCCAGCTCCGCCAGCTTGCCCTTTAACTGCCGCTTCGACTCGGCGACCCGCCATTTGACGGTTCCGAGCGGGATCCCCAGCATCCCGGCAATCTCCTCGTAGGTGTGCTCGCCCGACGTGGTCAGCAGAAGCACATCCCGCAGCTTCGGCGACAGCCCCGAAATCAGGCGTTTCAGGTGAGCGCCAAGTTCAGAGTCGATGAGCGTCCGCTCCTGCCCGCGCGACGGGTCCGGCCACTCCCATTCCGTGCCTTCGGCCGGCGCGACGAACCGGCGCAACAGGGCCCTTACGCTCCGGCGCCTCGTGAGGGCCTTTCGCCACGCGATCGACAGGAGCCAGGTCTTGAAACTGGCCTGTTCCCGAAAATCGGCGAGGTATCGAAAGGCCGCCACAAATGCCTCCTGCGTCACTTCTTCGGCATCGTCCGGGGACCCCAGCGCGGCCAGCGCCGTCCGGAAGGCCGATGTCCGGTGCCGGTCGACCAGGACCCCAAACGCGGCGTGATCGCCACGCCGGGCCCGTTCGACCAGCTCCGAATCGCTCACACCAGAAGTAGACACATGCAGTCCGTGGTTGGTTGGGTGGAATGTACAGTACACTGACGAGTCTGCCGCCGCTGCAGTCGGGGCGGAGGCAGCAGTCCTCGTGTGTCGCACTGCGGCTCGGACCCTGTGCAATCCCAGTCTGTGAATCGTGTCAGGGCCGGAAGGCAGCAGCACTAAGCGGGTCCTGTGATGTGCCGCAGGACAACCCGGGCCGCAGTGGGGGGCATGAGGATGCTCGTAGGCGCGAGGCGCGAGGGAAGAACGCTTGGCAATGCCTGTCGCCCAACGCCTATCGCCTAACGCCTGAATTCTATCGCCTAACGCCTCGCGCCTAACGCCTGTTTCGTATGTCCTACACCGTCATTGCCCGCCGCTGGCGGCCGCAGAAGCTCGACGAAGTGATCGGCCAGCGCGCCGTTACCCAGACGCTGCGCAACGCCATGTCGAGCGGCCGCGTCGCGCAGGCCTTCGTGTTTGCCGGGCCGCGCGGCGTCGGCAAGACCACCACCGCCCGCATCCTGGCGCGGATGCTCAACTGCGCCAACGGCCCGACGGCCGATCCGTGTGGTACCTGCGATCCCTGCCGCGAGATCGCGGAAGGCCGCGACATGGACGTGCTCGAAATCGACGCCGCCACGCATACCGGCATCGACAACGTCCGCGAAGTGATCATCTCGGGACTGGCCATCGTGCCGGTCCGCGACAAGTACAAGATCTTCATCATCGACGAGGTCCATCAGCTCTCCGCCTCGTCATTTAACGCATTGCTCAAGTCGATCGAAGAGCCGCCGCCCCATGTGACCTTCATCATGGCGACGACGGCGCTCGATAAGATTCCCGAGACGATTGCGTCGCGTTCGCAGGTCTTTGAGTTCAAGACCATCTCGAGCCGCGCCATTGGCGACCAATTGAAAAAGATCGCGGTTGCCGACGGCATCACGGCGTCCGACGAAGCCATTGCGCTGGTTGCGCGGGCGGCCGAGGGCAGCATGCGCGATGCCGAGACGGCCTTCGACCAGGTGCTGGCGTTCGCCGGCAATACGGTTGGTGTCGAAGACGTCGCGACGGTGCTGGGCCTGGTCGGACGCGATCTGCTGTTCGACGTGCTGACGGCGGTCGCCGACGAGAACGGTGCCGCGGCATTTGAACTGGCCGGCCGCGCGGTCGAAGCCGGCTACGACCTGCGGCTGCTGTGCCGCGAACTGGCTCGCCTGGTTCGCGACCTGCTGGTGCTGTCGATTGACGAGACACGTTTCACAGACACCGACATCGCGCCCGAGCAGGATCACGAGCGGCTGAAACTGCTGCTGCCACGGTTCTCGCGCGAAGATCTGCTGCGCGCCTTCGACGTACTCGCGCGGGCCGAAAGCGAGATCAAGGGCGCCGCCGAGCCGCGCTATCACCTGGAGATGGCGCTGCTGCGTTGGATTCACCTGCGCAAGCTGACGCCGCTCTCCGATCTGATCGAGCAACTGCAGGGCCGGTCGCCTGCTGCCGCGCCGCCGCCGCGCGTGGCGGCCGCGCCTCCGACGCATCGACAGTCAGCGCCGGCGCCTCCGCCATTCTCGGCGCCGTCGGCGGCCGCTCCATCCGTCGCGGCGTCATCGTCGTCGGCCACTGTTGCCCGCCGGGTGGTGAGAGAGACATCGAGGCCGCCGATCGCGCCACCACGCTCAACGCCGCCGCCTCCAGCCGTCGCGCCCGAACGGTCCGCTGCGCCGCCCAGCCAACCTGCCGGTGCGGGTGGCAGCGTCAAGGACACCTATCTCGAGGAGATTCGCAAGGCGCGAGGGGCGTTCTACGGATCGGTGGTCGCACAGGCGCAGCGGATCGAATTCGAGTCCGACCGCATCGTTTTCCGGTTTACCGACGCGCAGAAGTTCCAGGCCGACCAGGTGTGGCAGAACAAGGACTGGCTCGAGAAACTCGCGCTGCAGGTGGCCGGACGCAGGCTCGCCGTCGCCGCGGAGTCTGTGAGAGCCGAGACGTCAGCGCGCGCGGCCACCTCACCTGGTGCCAGCGCTGATCAGGTGAAGCAGGAAGCCTCTCTCAAGGCCGAGGCCCTGGCGAGCCCGACGGTCCAGGCGCTGCTCGGGATTTTCGCCGCTGACATCACGGATGTGACGGAGCTCAAGAAGAAGTCATGAACATTCAGCAGATGATGAAGCAGGCGCAGCAGATGCAGGAGCAGATGCAGCGCCAGATGGCCGAGATGCGCATCGAAGCCAGCGCCGGCGGCGGCATGGTGACCGTCGTCATCAACGGCCTCAAGCAACTCCAGTCGCTCAAACTCGATCCCGAGGTCGTCAACAAGGATGATGTCGAAATGCTGCAGGATCTGATTCTTGCGGCGATCAACGACGCCAGCCGGAAGGCCGACGACGCGATGTCGCAGCAGGTCGGCGGCATGATGGGCGGGATGAAGATCCCGGGATTGTCCTGAGGCACGGCATCGCATGTCCCAGCCGGAACCCCTCACACGCCTGATCGACCAGTTGCAGCGCCTGCCCGGCATTGGCCGCAAGAGCGCGCAGCGCCTGGCGTTTCACGTGTTGAAGAGCACACGCGAGGATGCCGAACGGCTGGCTGATGCGATCCTCGATGTGAAGGAACGCGTCACCTACTGTTCGACCTGCAACAACGTGACCGACGTCGACCCGTGCCCGCTCTGCACGGATTCGTCCCGGAACACGCGCGTCATCTGCGTGGTGGAAGAGCCCCAGAACGTGCTCGTGATTGATCGGGCCCGCGACTACAACGGCCTCTATCATGTGCTGATGGGCGCGCTGTCGCCGCTGCAGGGGATCGGGCCAGGCGACCTGCGCATCAAGAGTCTGCTCGCGCGGGTGGACACCGGCGGGGTGGAAGAGATTATCCTTGCGACCAACCCGAACGTCGAAGGCGAGGCGACCGCCATCTACCTGGCGCGGCTGCTCAAGCCGCTGGGCGTGCGGGTGACGAGGATCGCGATGGGCGTGCCTGTTGGCAGCGATCTCGAGTACACCGACGATGTGACGATGCACAAGGCGATGGAAGGGCGCCGGGAGGTCTGACATGCTTCCACTTTCGTATCAACTTCCCGCGGCGGTCGCCCTGATGGCCGGTGGCGTGGTCACCTGCTTTGCCGGGTATCGGCTGTTTCGCTTCGTGCTTGGCGCCTACGGCTTTATTCTGGGCGCGCTGGTGGCCAGCTCGATGGTCGGCACCGCCGACACCTGGGCGATCGTCGTGTCTGCCATCGCAGGCGGCGCGGTGGGCGCGCTGATCCTGGTGGCCGGCTACTTCGTCGGGGTGGCGCTGGTCGGCGCGGGCACGGCGGCGTTTCTGCTGAATGTCATCTACACGCCGTGGCGCGGCGAACCGCAGTGGGTGCTGGTGATCGTGGCCGCCGCCATCGGTGCGTTCGTGGCGATCTGGTTCCAGCGCCACGTTATCGTCGCCGCCACCGCGTTTGGCGGCGCGTGGACCATGCTGGTGGGGCTCGCGGCGCTGATGGCCGGGAAGAGCGCGAAAGCGGCGTCAGCCACGACCGATGTCTGGGTGGTGTATCCCAGCGCAGCCGGGTTGCCCGCCACGTGGGTGTATGCGGCCTGGATTGTCCTCAGCCTGGTCGGCATGTACGTGCAGTTCCATGCCGGCGGCAAGCAGAAGCAGAAGAAGAAGCAGTAGCAGAAGACGGAGTGATGCACATGTGCTACCGATCGCGGCTCGTGTCCTCGTTGTTGCTGGCGTGGATCGTGATGTTCGCCGCAGTGCAGGGGCAGGCTGGCCCGCCTGCGAAGCCCGCAGCGCCATCGCCCGCTACGGCAGCCGCGCCAAGTCAGGCTGCACCGGCTCGCACCGTGGCAACAACCGCCAAACAGCCGGCCGCCTTTGATCTCGCGAAGCAGCCCACGCTGTTTGTCGTCGGCTACGCGCACCTGGACACCCAGTGGCGGTGGGACTATCCAACCACCATTCGCGAGTATCTGCCGAAGACCATCCGCGACAACTTCGCGCTCTTCGAGAAGTACCCGAATTACGTGTTCAACTTCAGCGGCTCGAACCGCTATCGAATGATCAAGGAGTACTACCCGGCCGACTATGAGAAGGTGAAGAAGGCGATTGCGGCCGGCCGGTGGTTCCCGTCGGGATCGTCGGTCGAGGAGAACGACGTCAACTCGCCGTCGGCCGAGTCGATCATCCGCCAGATTCTGTACGGCACGCAGTACTTCAAGCGGGAGTTCGGCAAGACCAGCGCGGAGTTCATGCTGCCGGATTGCTTCGGCTTCCCGGCGTCGCTGCCAACCCTTCTCGCGCATGCCGGCATCAAGGGATTCTCGACGCAGAAGCTGTCGTCGAGCTGGCAGCCGGCGGCCCGGGTGGGTGGACCGGGTTCGCCCGAGAAGACGCCGGATGGCATTCCGTTCAACGTCGGGATCTGGGAAGGGCCCGACGGCAAGACGATTCTCGCTGCGCTCAATCCCGGCAGCTACGGCGGATCGGTGACCTATGACCTGAGCAAGACGCCGCCGCCGCCGCCGCCGGCCAATCCGTCGACTCCGCAGCAGCAGGCGCCCAGGCCGCTGGTTGACTGGCCCGCGCGCATCGCGTTCAACGGGCAGGTGACGGGGGTCTTTACCGACTACATGTATTACGGCACCGGCGACACCGGCGGCACGCCCAGCGAGCCTTCGGTCAAGCTGATGGACGCCATCGTCGCGAAGCGCAAGACCGTGCTGCCGCCCGCGTTCTCCACTCGCGGCGGGTCCCAGTCCGGTCAGCCGCAACCGCCGCCGCCTCCCGGCGTCGAATCGCTGGTGGGCGATGGTCCGGTCAGAATCGTGTCGGCGACCGCGGAGCAGATGTTCCTGAACATCAAGCCCGAGCAGACGGCGAAGCTGCCGCGTTACAAGGGTGATCTCGAACTCATCAACCACTCGGCCGGGTCCATCACGTCGCAGGCGTATCTGAAGCGGTGGAATCGGATGAACGAAGTGCTTGCCGACAACGCCGAGCGGGCATCGGTCGCCGCCGCGTGGCTGGGTGGTCGGCCGTATCCGCAGCGGCGGCTGAACGACGCGTGGACGCTCGTGATGGGCGGACAGTTCCACGACATCATTCCCGGCACGAGCATCCCGAAGGCGTACGAGTACTCGTGGAATGACGAAGTGCTGGCGATGAACCAGTTCGCCGGCGTGCTGACCAGCGCCGTCGACGCGGTGGCCTCTGCGATGAACACACAGGTGACGGGCACGCCCATCGTCGTCTACAACCCCCTGAACATCGCGCGCGAGGACCTCGTGGAGGCGACAGTGCCGTTTGCGGCCGGTGCGCCAAAGGCCGTGCGGGTTGTCGGGCCAGACGGCAAGGATGTGCCTGCGCAGTTGACCGCCGGCAACAAGGTGCTCTTCGTCGCGCGCGTGCCGTCGGTCGGGTACGCGGTGTTCGACGTGCAGGCGGCCGATGCGGCAGCGACGTCGGCACTGAGCGTCACCAACTCCTCGCTCGAGAACGCGCGCTACCGGGTGACGCTCAACCAGAACGGCGATGTTGCGAGCCTTTTCGACAAGGCGACGGGCAAGGAACTGCTCGCTGCGCCGGCGCGGCTCGAAATCAAGACAGACAACCCGCGCAACTGGCCCGCGTGGAACATGGATTACGAAGACCAGATGCGCGCGCCTCGGGCGTATGTCTCAGGTCCGGCCAAGGTCCGTATCGTCGAGAACGGGCCGGCTCGCGTCGCCCTTGAAGTGACGCGGGAGACCGAGGGATCGACGTTCGTCCAGACGATTCGGCTGTCGGCCGGCGATGCGGGAACCCGGGTCGAGTTCGCCAACGCGATCGACTGGAAGACGAAGGAGGCACACCTCAAGGCGGTGTTCCCATTGACCGCTGCCAATACGGTGGCCACCTACAACTGGGACGTCGGCACGATCGAGCGCACGCCCAACGACGAGCGGCAGTTCGAGGTGGCGTCGCACCAGTGGTTCGATCTCACCGACAAGGGCGGCGCATTTGGCGTCACCGTGTTGTCCGACAGCAAGATCGCCTCCGACAGGCCGGACGATCACACGCTCCGGCTGACGCTCATCCGCACGCCTGGCACGCGCGGCGGCTACGAGGATCAGGGCACGCAGGACCTCGGCCATCACGAGTTCGTCTACGGGCTTGCCGGCCATGCAAACGGCTGGCGTCAGGCGCAGACCGACTGGCAGGGGCAACGGCTCAATCAGCCGCTGGTCGCGTTCGAGAGCCCGAAGCATGCCGGTGCGCTCGGCAGGAGTTTCTCGCTCCTCACGCTCAACAACACCCGCCTGCGCGTCCTCGCGGTGAAGAAGGCCGAGCAGAGCGACGAGGTCATCGTTCGCCTTGTTGAACTCGACGGCCAGAAGGCCGATAACGTGCGCCTGACGTTTGCCGCGCCGCTTGTGACCGCGCGCGAAATCAACGGTGTGGAGTCGCCGGTTGGATCGGCCACCATCGCCGACGGTGAACTGGTGACGAACTTCGGTCCGTATCAGCCGCGGACGTTCGCGGTGAAGATCGGCGCGTCACCCACACGAGTGACGACGCCGGTGTCGCGTCAGGTGACGCTGCCGTACAACCAGGCCGTCGCTTCCCGCGATGGATCCGTATCGGGTGGACGGTTCGATGCTTCGGGTCGGAGCCTGCCGGCGGAAATGCTGCCCGGTGAGATCACGTTCGGCGCGATTCGCTTCAGCCTGGCGTCGCCCGACAAGTTTAATGCTGTCATCCCTCGCGGTCAGACGATCGATTTGCCAGCCGGCACGTTCACGCGTTTGTATGTGTTGGCGGCGGCGTCGGAAGGTGATCAGCGCGTGATCGTGAAGATCGGCGAGACTCCTGTCGAGCTGACGATCCAGGATTGGGGCGGCTACATCGGGCAGTGGGACAACCGGATCTGGAAGGCCCGCGAAGAACCCGTTCCGCCACGGCAGGGAGCGCCCGCGCCGCCGCCCGGCACACCAGTGCGCATGCGTACCGTGATGGACTACGCGGGCTTGACGCCCGGCTTCATCAAGCGCACGCCGGTCGCCTGGTTCTCGTCACATCGGCACGCGACCGATGGCAGCAACGACGTGTATGCATATGCCTACCTGTATGTGTATGCGATCGATGTGCCGGCTGGCGCGAAGACCGTGACGTTGCCGGTGTCGGAGCGGGTGAAGATCCTGGCGATGTCTGTGGTCAACGAGAGCGCTCTGACGCGCCCGGCGCAACCGCTGTACGACACCCTCGACCGATAGGACCCGGGGGGCGCGATAAGTCGCGCCAGGCCTGGATTCCGGCGTTCGCCGGAATGACGAGACAAGAACCCGTAGAGGCGGGCCATGTAGCGGGTGAATTCCTGGGAGCGCC
This genomic interval from Acidobacteriota bacterium contains the following:
- a CDS encoding glycosyl hydrolase-related protein; this translates as MHMCYRSRLVSSLLLAWIVMFAAVQGQAGPPAKPAAPSPATAAAPSQAAPARTVATTAKQPAAFDLAKQPTLFVVGYAHLDTQWRWDYPTTIREYLPKTIRDNFALFEKYPNYVFNFSGSNRYRMIKEYYPADYEKVKKAIAAGRWFPSGSSVEENDVNSPSAESIIRQILYGTQYFKREFGKTSAEFMLPDCFGFPASLPTLLAHAGIKGFSTQKLSSSWQPAARVGGPGSPEKTPDGIPFNVGIWEGPDGKTILAALNPGSYGGSVTYDLSKTPPPPPPANPSTPQQQAPRPLVDWPARIAFNGQVTGVFTDYMYYGTGDTGGTPSEPSVKLMDAIVAKRKTVLPPAFSTRGGSQSGQPQPPPPPGVESLVGDGPVRIVSATAEQMFLNIKPEQTAKLPRYKGDLELINHSAGSITSQAYLKRWNRMNEVLADNAERASVAAAWLGGRPYPQRRLNDAWTLVMGGQFHDIIPGTSIPKAYEYSWNDEVLAMNQFAGVLTSAVDAVASAMNTQVTGTPIVVYNPLNIAREDLVEATVPFAAGAPKAVRVVGPDGKDVPAQLTAGNKVLFVARVPSVGYAVFDVQAADAAATSALSVTNSSLENARYRVTLNQNGDVASLFDKATGKELLAAPARLEIKTDNPRNWPAWNMDYEDQMRAPRAYVSGPAKVRIVENGPARVALEVTRETEGSTFVQTIRLSAGDAGTRVEFANAIDWKTKEAHLKAVFPLTAANTVATYNWDVGTIERTPNDERQFEVASHQWFDLTDKGGAFGVTVLSDSKIASDRPDDHTLRLTLIRTPGTRGGYEDQGTQDLGHHEFVYGLAGHANGWRQAQTDWQGQRLNQPLVAFESPKHAGALGRSFSLLTLNNTRLRVLAVKKAEQSDEVIVRLVELDGQKADNVRLTFAAPLVTAREINGVESPVGSATIADGELVTNFGPYQPRTFAVKIGASPTRVTTPVSRQVTLPYNQAVASRDGSVSGGRFDASGRSLPAEMLPGEITFGAIRFSLASPDKFNAVIPRGQTIDLPAGTFTRLYVLAAASEGDQRVIVKIGETPVELTIQDWGGYIGQWDNRIWKAREEPVPPRQGAPAPPPGTPVRMRTVMDYAGLTPGFIKRTPVAWFSSHRHATDGSNDVYAYAYLYVYAIDVPAGAKTVTLPVSERVKILAMSVVNESALTRPAQPLYDTLDR